The Vibrio navarrensis genome has a segment encoding these proteins:
- a CDS encoding DUF3157 family protein has product MKLWTTALMLLSGASYAGQVITLPDGRQAELNDDFTWRYLLPEQSERTPQPMPLRKPLLAGVTITPGNGKPVLQLSHSGVDVILRAAEYQDGELLIPLSVANQSTQSVITVAVELTITNLDGEILYHDNVGVWQSIKRLAETYLRPQQLAQGKTIKIALPPHAQYQLQANIVQIESR; this is encoded by the coding sequence ATGAAACTGTGGACAACGGCCTTGATGCTACTGAGTGGCGCCAGCTATGCCGGGCAAGTGATTACCCTGCCCGATGGGCGGCAAGCCGAACTGAATGATGATTTTACTTGGCGCTATCTGCTACCAGAACAGAGCGAGAGAACACCGCAACCAATGCCACTGCGTAAACCGCTGCTGGCCGGCGTAACCATCACTCCCGGTAATGGCAAACCCGTGTTGCAACTCTCGCACTCTGGTGTGGATGTGATCCTGCGAGCGGCCGAGTATCAAGACGGCGAGTTGCTCATTCCGCTCTCCGTCGCCAATCAGAGCACGCAATCGGTGATCACTGTCGCCGTAGAGCTGACGATCACTAACTTAGATGGAGAAATTCTCTATCACGACAACGTCGGCGTCTGGCAATCAATCAAGCGTTTAGCAGAAACCTATTTGCGCCCACAACAGTTAGCGCAAGGCAAAACGATAAAAATCGCTTTGCCACCGCATGCTCAGTATCAGCTACAAGCCAATATCGTGCAGATAGAAAGCCGTTAA
- the trhA gene encoding PAQR family membrane homeostasis protein TrhA — MSVNQYSVREEVANAVTHALGMVFGIVGLVLLLLKAAEHNADPLTITSMAVYGASIIVLFLASTLYHAIPSPQAKRWLKTFDHSAIYLLIAGSYTPFLLVSLRTPLAIGLMIVIWSIALLGIIMKVAFVYRFKRFSLISYLLMGWLSLVVIYQLAITLDVGGLTLLACGGVIYSLGVIFYVAKRIPFNHAIWHCFVLAGCVCHFLAIYLYVQPV, encoded by the coding sequence ATGTCAGTAAATCAATACAGTGTGCGTGAAGAAGTCGCCAACGCGGTGACGCACGCACTGGGCATGGTGTTTGGGATTGTTGGGCTGGTTTTGTTGTTGCTCAAAGCCGCTGAACACAATGCCGACCCGTTAACCATAACCAGTATGGCCGTTTACGGCGCCAGTATTATTGTGCTGTTTTTGGCCTCGACACTTTATCACGCGATTCCCTCACCGCAGGCCAAACGTTGGCTAAAAACGTTTGATCATAGCGCCATCTATCTGTTGATCGCGGGCAGCTATACGCCTTTTCTGTTGGTGAGTTTACGCACGCCACTGGCGATTGGTTTAATGATCGTCATCTGGTCGATAGCCCTGCTTGGCATCATCATGAAAGTGGCGTTTGTCTACCGCTTTAAGCGCTTTTCTCTCATATCATACCTGCTGATGGGGTGGCTCTCTTTGGTCGTGATTTACCAATTGGCGATCACGTTGGATGTGGGCGGGCTGACGCTCTTAGCTTGTGGTGGGGTTATCTACTCGCTGGGCGTGATTTTCTATGTGGCAAAGCGCATTCCCTTCAATCATGCCATCTGGCACTGTTTTGTCTTGGCTGGATGCGTTTGCCACTTCTTGGCTATTTATCTCTACGTTCAGCCGGTTTAA
- a CDS encoding sporulation protein yields the protein MSFFKKTLASFGIGSAKVDSVLQQDVLYAGQQAELKIHVYGGASAQEIDNIDVKLCCRYIAEVAQDSGDRESQVLRRVAQTHVLAKWTLPYAFTIQPGEERVFDVSLAIPCNTPITLGDARVWLETGLDVAMALDPTDKDSLTVRPDALMDGIFTALEEKGLRIRQVECEAAEGFELPFVQEFEFVPTAGPYHGRWRELEMVAYRKENGLSLWFEVDRLREGGKGMLASLLGAGKLKRELTIPLDVSGQEAGARVVQFLEQST from the coding sequence ATGTCATTTTTCAAAAAAACGTTGGCCAGTTTTGGTATCGGCAGTGCCAAAGTAGATTCGGTGTTGCAGCAGGATGTGTTGTACGCCGGCCAGCAGGCGGAGCTCAAAATCCATGTCTATGGTGGGGCGAGTGCGCAGGAGATTGACAACATCGATGTAAAGCTTTGCTGCCGCTATATCGCCGAAGTCGCGCAGGACAGTGGCGATCGAGAAAGCCAGGTGTTGCGGCGCGTCGCTCAAACGCATGTGCTGGCCAAGTGGACGTTACCCTATGCGTTTACCATCCAGCCAGGCGAAGAGCGGGTCTTTGATGTGAGCTTGGCGATTCCGTGCAACACGCCGATCACCTTAGGCGATGCGCGTGTTTGGCTGGAAACGGGATTGGATGTGGCGATGGCGTTGGATCCTACAGACAAAGACAGTTTGACCGTGCGACCAGATGCGTTGATGGATGGCATTTTCACTGCGTTGGAAGAGAAGGGGCTGCGCATTCGCCAAGTGGAATGCGAAGCTGCTGAGGGTTTTGAGTTGCCCTTTGTGCAAGAATTTGAGTTTGTTCCAACCGCAGGTCCTTATCACGGGCGTTGGCGTGAGCTGGAAATGGTGGCCTATCGTAAAGAGAATGGGTTGAGTTTGTGGTTTGAAGTGGATCGCCTGCGTGAAGGCGGAAAAGGCATGCTAGCCAGCCTGCTTGGGGCGGGAAAACTGAAACGCGAGTTGACGATTCCCCTTGATGTCAGTGGCCAAGAGGCTGGTGCGCGAGTGGTGCAGTTTTTGGAACAAAGCACGTAA
- the fmt gene encoding methionyl-tRNA formyltransferase, with protein sequence MSQSLRIVFAGTPDFAARHLAALLSSEHDIIAVYTNPDRPAGRGKKLAAPPVKELALEHNIPVYQPENFKSAEAKQALADLNADLMVVVAYGMLLPQAVLDTPKLGCINVHGSILPRWRGAAPIQRSIWAGDAETGVTIMQMDIGLDTGDMLKVATLPIEPSDTSSSMYDKLAQLGPKALLDCLSEIASGTAVAVKQDDELANYAKKLSKEEARINWQDDAAHIERCVRAFNPWPISHFNVAENSIKVWQSRVAEQTSSKAAGTILQADKNGIYVSTGNGVLVLEQIQIPGKKAMPVQDVLNSRAAWFEVGSVLV encoded by the coding sequence TTGAGCCAGTCTTTACGTATTGTCTTTGCAGGGACTCCGGATTTCGCCGCCCGTCATTTGGCGGCGTTGTTGTCTTCGGAGCACGACATTATTGCGGTGTACACTAACCCCGATCGCCCCGCGGGCCGGGGTAAAAAACTGGCCGCGCCGCCAGTCAAAGAGTTAGCCCTAGAGCACAACATTCCAGTGTATCAACCGGAAAACTTTAAATCGGCTGAAGCCAAGCAAGCGCTTGCCGACTTAAATGCCGATCTCATGGTGGTGGTGGCTTATGGGATGTTACTGCCGCAAGCGGTATTGGACACGCCTAAACTCGGTTGCATTAACGTACACGGTTCTATCTTGCCACGTTGGCGTGGCGCTGCGCCGATTCAGCGTTCTATCTGGGCGGGTGATGCCGAAACAGGCGTAACCATCATGCAGATGGACATCGGCCTCGATACCGGTGACATGCTCAAAGTCGCCACTTTACCGATTGAACCGAGTGACACCAGCAGCTCGATGTACGACAAACTGGCGCAACTGGGTCCGAAAGCGTTACTCGACTGTTTGAGCGAAATTGCCTCTGGCACCGCCGTGGCGGTAAAACAAGACGACGAGCTTGCTAACTACGCGAAAAAACTCAGCAAAGAAGAAGCACGCATCAACTGGCAAGACGATGCAGCGCACATTGAACGCTGTGTACGCGCCTTCAACCCTTGGCCGATCAGCCACTTTAACGTGGCCGAAAACAGCATCAAGGTGTGGCAAAGCCGCGTCGCAGAGCAAACCAGCTCAAAAGCGGCTGGGACCATTTTGCAAGCAGACAAAAACGGTATATACGTCTCCACTGGCAACGGTGTACTGGTTTTAGAACAGATCCAAATCCCGGGTAAAAAAGCGATGCCAGTGCAGGATGTACTTAACTCGCGCGCGGCTTGGTTTGAAGTCGGCTCGGTGCTGGTTTAA
- the trkA gene encoding Trk system potassium transporter TrkA, translating to MKIIILGAGQVGGTLAENLVGENNDITIVDKNGDRLRELQDKYDLRVVNGHASHPDVLHEAGAQDADMLVAVTNTDETNMAACQVAFTLFNTPNRIARIRSPQYLAEKEALFKSGAIPVDHLIAPEELVTSYIERLIQYPGALQVVSFADEKVSLVAVKAYYGGPLVGNALSALREHMPHIDTRVAAIFRQGRPIRPQGTTIIEADDEVFFVAASNHIRSVMSELQRLEKTYRRIMIVGGGNIGASLAKRLEQTYSVKLIERNLQRAEKLSEELENTIVFCGDAADQELLTEENIDQVDVFIALTNEDETNIMSAMLAKRMGAKKVMVLIQRGAYVDLVQGGVIDVAISPQQATISALLTHVRRADIVNVSSLRRGAAEAIEAVAHGDENTSKVVGRAVGDIKLPPGTTIGAIVRGEEVLIAHDRTVIEQDDHVVMFLVDKKYVPDVEALFQPSPFFL from the coding sequence ATGAAGATCATTATTCTTGGTGCTGGCCAAGTTGGCGGCACGCTGGCAGAGAACCTGGTCGGGGAAAACAACGACATCACCATCGTCGACAAAAACGGCGACCGACTGAGGGAGTTGCAGGACAAATACGATCTGCGCGTGGTTAACGGCCATGCCAGCCACCCCGATGTGCTGCATGAAGCGGGCGCGCAGGATGCCGACATGCTGGTCGCCGTGACCAACACCGACGAAACCAACATGGCGGCGTGTCAGGTGGCGTTTACTCTGTTCAACACCCCGAACCGCATTGCGCGTATTCGCTCTCCGCAATACTTAGCTGAAAAAGAGGCACTTTTTAAATCGGGCGCGATTCCGGTCGATCACTTGATTGCACCAGAAGAGCTGGTGACCAGCTACATCGAACGTTTGATCCAATACCCGGGCGCGTTGCAAGTGGTCAGTTTTGCCGATGAAAAAGTCAGCCTCGTGGCGGTCAAAGCCTATTACGGCGGGCCATTGGTTGGCAATGCACTCTCTGCACTGCGCGAACACATGCCGCACATCGACACCCGCGTCGCGGCGATTTTCCGCCAAGGCAGACCGATCCGCCCGCAAGGCACCACGATTATTGAAGCCGACGACGAGGTGTTCTTCGTTGCGGCGAGCAATCACATCCGCTCGGTAATGAGTGAATTGCAACGGCTGGAGAAAACCTATCGCCGCATCATGATTGTCGGCGGGGGCAACATCGGCGCCAGTTTGGCGAAAAGACTTGAGCAGACTTACAGCGTCAAACTCATTGAGCGCAACTTGCAGCGCGCCGAAAAACTGTCGGAAGAGCTGGAAAACACCATCGTTTTCTGCGGTGACGCCGCAGACCAAGAGCTGCTGACGGAAGAGAACATCGACCAAGTGGACGTGTTTATCGCCCTAACCAACGAAGACGAAACCAACATTATGTCTGCCATGCTGGCCAAACGCATGGGGGCAAAAAAAGTGATGGTATTGATCCAGCGTGGCGCGTATGTGGATCTCGTGCAAGGCGGCGTGATTGACGTGGCGATTTCCCCACAACAAGCCACCATTTCAGCCCTGTTAACCCACGTTCGCCGCGCGGACATCGTCAACGTTTCCTCACTACGCCGCGGCGCGGCAGAGGCGATTGAAGCGGTCGCACACGGCGATGAAAACACCTCGAAAGTGGTTGGCCGCGCGGTGGGCGACATCAAACTGCCACCGGGTACCACCATTGGCGCCATCGTACGTGGTGAAGAAGTACTGATTGCCCACGACAGAACCGTGATTGAGCAAGATGACCACGTGGTGATGTTCTTGGTCGATAAGAAATACGTGCCCGACGTGGAAGCCTTATTCCAACCGAGCCCATTCTTCCTCTAG
- a CDS encoding LysM peptidoglycan-binding domain-containing protein has product MKLAIKALSRAILLPLFCTATLMAQAETVPLAIKADAPKTYVVVKGDTLWDISALYLDSPWLWPRLWQINPEIENPHLIYPGDKLSLVWKNGQPMLSLKPVVTLSPKARITEKKALPVVVESLVLPYLQSDRLLEKEKLATVARVMGTSEGHQYLAKEESLFISGQHSEKQWAIYRVVAEFTRDDQSSPVVALRVVAEGKLRQSAEDYSSLEVTALRQEVLLNDIALPVSETQLNTLSATFYPSPAPQGLAVKMLGNIDGIDYSAPNQVVILDKGSADNLRQGHMFELYNSSAEVYRRDDAFSYESGSADEAITLPQTRVGELMVIRPYDYFSLALITRSNKPITRDIIVVPPKAHQPRPSAQEP; this is encoded by the coding sequence ATGAAGCTAGCCATTAAAGCGCTGTCGCGCGCCATATTATTGCCTCTGTTTTGTACCGCTACGTTAATGGCTCAGGCCGAAACGGTGCCTTTGGCGATTAAAGCGGATGCACCGAAAACCTATGTGGTGGTGAAGGGCGATACCTTGTGGGATATTTCCGCGCTCTACTTAGACAGCCCTTGGTTGTGGCCACGTTTATGGCAGATTAACCCGGAGATTGAGAACCCTCACCTGATCTATCCGGGCGATAAGTTGTCGCTGGTGTGGAAAAATGGTCAGCCGATGCTGAGTTTAAAACCCGTGGTCACCTTGAGCCCCAAAGCGCGCATTACCGAGAAGAAAGCTCTGCCGGTTGTGGTGGAAAGCTTAGTGCTCCCTTATCTCCAATCGGATCGCTTATTAGAAAAGGAAAAGCTCGCCACGGTCGCTCGAGTGATGGGCACCAGTGAGGGGCATCAATATCTCGCAAAAGAAGAGAGCTTGTTTATCAGCGGCCAACACAGTGAAAAGCAGTGGGCCATCTACCGTGTGGTGGCCGAGTTTACCCGTGACGATCAATCATCGCCAGTGGTTGCGCTGCGTGTGGTCGCAGAAGGGAAGCTTCGTCAAAGTGCTGAAGACTATTCGAGTCTTGAAGTGACAGCCCTTCGCCAAGAAGTCTTGCTGAATGACATTGCTTTGCCCGTCTCAGAAACTCAGCTCAATACCCTTTCTGCAACCTTTTATCCTTCTCCGGCACCGCAAGGGTTAGCGGTGAAAATGCTTGGCAATATTGATGGCATTGATTACAGCGCGCCAAATCAGGTGGTAATTTTGGATAAAGGTTCGGCGGACAATCTGCGTCAAGGGCATATGTTTGAGTTGTATAACTCCTCGGCTGAGGTGTATCGCCGAGATGATGCCTTTAGCTATGAATCCGGTTCGGCTGACGAAGCCATCACCTTGCCACAAACGCGCGTTGGCGAACTGATGGTGATCCGCCCTTACGACTATTTTAGTCTTGCTTTGATTACTCGCAGCAATAAACCGATCACCCGAGACATTATCGTTGTGCCGCCCAAAGCTCATCAACCGCGTCCCTCTGCTCAGGAGCCGTAA
- the rsmB gene encoding 16S rRNA (cytosine(967)-C(5))-methyltransferase RsmB, with protein MNVRAAAANVLYLVVDKGHSLSNALPEAQQSIRPRDHALLQEICYGALRYLPRLESIASQLMEKPLKGKQRVFHHLILVGLYQLGHMRIPAHAAVADTVEGAQDLKGPRLRGLINAVLRNYQRNQEQLDAFSVSHNAGKYAHPSWLLKTLQQAYPQQWQEIVDANNQKAPMWLRVNRQHHDRDAYVALLNDANIDSTTHSEAKDAIKLAAPCDVRALPGFAEGWVSVQDAAAQLALRYLQPQDGELILDCCAAPGGKTAHVLEQVSAREVVAIDCDETRLKRVTENLQRLNLQAQVICGDARYPQQWWQGEQFDRILLDAPCSATGVIRRHPDIKWLRREDDIAALAQLQSEIFDAMWTQLKPGGTLVYATCSIMPMENVEQVNAFLQRTQDAELVGSDPEQPGRQILPGEEDMDGFYYAVLRKHA; from the coding sequence ATGAATGTTCGCGCTGCGGCTGCCAACGTCCTGTATCTTGTGGTCGACAAAGGCCACTCGCTGTCCAATGCCCTTCCAGAAGCTCAACAATCAATTCGTCCACGTGACCACGCGCTGCTGCAAGAGATCTGCTATGGCGCGCTGCGCTATCTTCCTCGTTTGGAAAGCATTGCCAGCCAGTTGATGGAAAAACCGCTGAAAGGCAAACAACGCGTCTTTCATCATCTGATTTTGGTTGGCCTGTATCAACTCGGGCACATGCGCATTCCAGCCCATGCCGCCGTAGCGGATACCGTAGAAGGTGCGCAGGATCTCAAAGGGCCACGCCTGCGCGGTCTGATTAACGCGGTGCTGCGTAACTACCAGCGCAACCAAGAACAGCTTGATGCCTTTTCCGTTAGCCACAATGCGGGAAAATACGCCCACCCAAGCTGGCTGCTGAAAACACTACAACAAGCCTATCCGCAGCAATGGCAAGAGATTGTGGACGCCAATAACCAAAAAGCGCCAATGTGGCTGCGAGTCAATCGACAGCACCACGATCGCGATGCCTATGTGGCGCTGCTCAATGATGCAAACATTGATAGCACAACGCACAGCGAAGCAAAAGACGCGATAAAATTGGCCGCGCCTTGCGATGTGCGCGCTCTACCCGGGTTTGCTGAAGGCTGGGTTTCAGTCCAAGATGCCGCTGCCCAATTGGCTCTGCGTTATCTACAGCCACAAGATGGCGAGTTGATCCTCGACTGCTGCGCGGCACCGGGTGGCAAAACCGCCCATGTGTTAGAGCAGGTAAGCGCGCGAGAAGTGGTGGCGATCGACTGCGATGAAACCCGCCTTAAGCGCGTGACAGAGAACCTGCAGCGCCTCAATCTGCAAGCGCAGGTGATTTGCGGCGATGCACGCTACCCACAGCAGTGGTGGCAAGGCGAACAATTTGACCGCATTTTGCTTGATGCTCCTTGCTCTGCCACGGGCGTGATTCGTCGTCACCCCGACATCAAATGGCTGCGCCGCGAGGACGATATTGCGGCCTTGGCCCAACTGCAGAGCGAGATTTTCGATGCAATGTGGACACAGCTCAAACCGGGCGGTACGCTGGTTTACGCCACCTGTTCCATCATGCCAATGGAAAACGTCGAGCAGGTCAACGCGTTTTTGCAGCGCACCCAAGATGCCGAGTTAGTGGGCTCCGATCCTGAGCAGCCAGGGCGTCAGATTCTGCCGGGCGAAGAAGACATGGACGGCTTCTACTACGCGGTACTTCGCAAGCACGCATAA
- a CDS encoding TrkH family potassium uptake protein, with protein MVNFRPVLFVIGLVLSKIALFMYVPTLVAFFTATGGFLDFAQAVVITHIAAFICLSIGRTAHFKLSVRDMFLITSLVWTIASAFAALPFMFINHISFTDAYFETMSGITTTGSTVLSGLDNMAPSILLWRSILQWLGGVGFIVMAVAVLPMLNVGGMKLFQTESSDWSDKSSPRAKTVAKNIVAVYLILTVLCLMGYLLTGMNLFDAINHSFTTLSTGGYSTSDGSMNHFSKGAHWVATLFMFLGGLPFLLFVSALRKRRLDALFRDAQVQGFTFLFLGSSLVVATWLVMRDGYTIADALRVAMFNIVSVVTTTGFGLEDFTAWGALPTTLFAFLMMAGACSGSTSGGIKVFRFQIAMTLLNKQIMKLIHPSGIFVQRYNHRPVNDDIVRSVVAFGLMFFITIIAIAGGLSAMGLDPVTSISGSITAVANVGPGMGNVIGPTGNFAPLPDAAKWLLSLGMLMGRLEILTLLVLFFPAFWRR; from the coding sequence ATGGTTAACTTTCGTCCCGTACTGTTTGTGATTGGGCTGGTATTGTCCAAAATCGCCCTATTCATGTACGTTCCGACGCTAGTGGCGTTTTTTACCGCGACCGGCGGCTTTCTCGATTTCGCCCAAGCGGTAGTGATTACGCATATTGCGGCGTTTATCTGTTTGAGCATCGGCCGCACCGCGCACTTTAAACTCAGCGTGCGCGATATGTTCCTCATCACCAGTTTGGTGTGGACCATTGCCAGTGCGTTTGCCGCGCTGCCTTTCATGTTCATCAACCACATCAGCTTTACCGATGCCTACTTTGAAACCATGTCCGGCATCACCACCACAGGCTCGACCGTGCTCAGTGGTTTGGACAACATGGCACCGAGCATCTTATTGTGGCGTTCGATTTTGCAATGGCTCGGCGGAGTGGGCTTTATCGTTATGGCGGTAGCGGTTTTGCCGATGCTCAACGTCGGTGGGATGAAGTTGTTCCAAACCGAATCTTCCGATTGGTCGGACAAAAGCAGCCCCAGAGCGAAAACCGTGGCCAAAAATATTGTGGCGGTGTACCTAATCCTCACTGTGCTTTGTCTGATGGGTTATTTGCTGACCGGGATGAACCTGTTTGACGCCATCAACCACTCATTCACCACCTTATCAACCGGTGGCTACTCCACTTCCGACGGCTCGATGAACCATTTTTCCAAAGGGGCACATTGGGTTGCAACCCTGTTTATGTTTTTGGGCGGCTTGCCTTTTCTGCTGTTTGTCTCGGCGCTGCGCAAACGACGTTTAGACGCGCTGTTTCGCGATGCGCAAGTGCAAGGCTTTACCTTTTTGTTTCTCGGTTCAAGCTTAGTGGTCGCGACTTGGTTGGTTATGCGCGACGGTTATACCATCGCCGATGCACTGCGGGTGGCAATGTTCAATATTGTCTCTGTGGTGACCACCACCGGATTTGGCCTGGAAGATTTCACCGCGTGGGGCGCTCTGCCGACCACGTTATTTGCCTTTTTGATGATGGCCGGAGCCTGCTCTGGCTCGACCTCAGGCGGAATTAAAGTCTTCCGCTTTCAGATAGCGATGACGCTGCTCAATAAGCAGATCATGAAACTCATCCACCCTTCGGGAATTTTCGTGCAGCGCTACAACCATCGCCCAGTCAATGACGACATTGTGCGATCCGTGGTGGCTTTTGGTCTGATGTTTTTTATTACTATCATCGCCATCGCAGGGGGGTTGAGTGCCATGGGGCTGGATCCCGTCACCAGCATTTCGGGCTCAATCACCGCAGTGGCGAACGTCGGCCCGGGAATGGGCAATGTGATTGGCCCAACAGGCAATTTTGCCCCGCTGCCGGATGCTGCCAAGTGGTTACTTAGCCTAGGTATGTTGATGGGACGTTTAGAAATTTTGACCTTGTTGGTGCTGTTCTTCCCCGCTTTTTGGCGACGTTAA
- the def gene encoding peptide deformylase, with protein MSVLQVLTFPDDRLRTVAKPVETVTPEIQKIVDDMIETMYDEEGIGLAATQVDIHQRIVVIDISENRDQPMVLINPEILEKRGEDGIEEGCLSVPGARALVPRAAEVTVKALDRDGTPFTLEADDLLAICIQHELDHLQGKLFVDYLSPLKRKRIQDKLAKIKRYNEKNA; from the coding sequence ATGTCTGTATTGCAAGTATTAACATTCCCGGATGATCGCCTGCGCACCGTTGCAAAACCGGTCGAAACCGTGACCCCTGAAATTCAGAAAATCGTCGACGACATGATCGAAACCATGTACGACGAAGAGGGCATCGGCCTTGCTGCAACACAGGTGGATATCCACCAGCGTATCGTGGTGATTGATATCTCCGAAAACCGTGATCAGCCGATGGTGCTGATCAATCCAGAAATTTTAGAAAAACGCGGCGAAGACGGCATTGAAGAAGGCTGTTTGTCGGTTCCCGGCGCGCGCGCATTGGTACCTCGTGCGGCAGAAGTCACCGTCAAGGCGCTGGATCGTGATGGCACCCCATTCACGCTTGAGGCCGATGATTTATTGGCGATCTGTATTCAACACGAGCTCGACCATCTTCAAGGTAAGTTATTTGTCGATTACCTCTCGCCGCTTAAGCGCAAACGTATTCAGGACAAATTAGCGAAAATTAAACGCTACAACGAAAAAAACGCCTAA
- a CDS encoding YihD family protein, which yields MKCHRIEELLELLEPEWQKEQEMNLLQFIVKLAGEAGFKGPLETLSDDVLIYHLKMRNSAKDEMIPGLKKDQEEDFKTAILRARGIIE from the coding sequence ATGAAGTGTCATCGCATTGAAGAGCTGCTTGAACTACTCGAACCGGAGTGGCAAAAAGAGCAAGAGATGAACTTGCTGCAATTTATCGTCAAACTCGCTGGCGAAGCAGGATTTAAAGGGCCATTGGAAACGCTTTCTGACGATGTGCTGATTTATCACCTCAAAATGCGCAACAGCGCCAAAGATGAGATGATTCCTGGGCTGAAAAAAGATCAGGAAGAAGACTTCAAAACCGCCATTCTACGAGCTCGTGGCATCATCGAATAA
- the dprA gene encoding DNA-processing protein DprA, with protein MSEQELIAWLSLSFTPQIGVKRLAKLLSIDSPLNILAYSDNALLNLGFSAVQLAYLRQEARRDVEASLTWQLQQGHHILTLVDDDYPPLLKEAGAAPPYLFVKGEVGALSKPQLAMVGSRNASLEGLQHARQFAEFLVQQGLAVTSGLALGIDGHAHDGALNAGGDTIAVLGSGLEHIYPARHRKLAQRIAEQGALVSEFRPDAKPRAENFPRRNRIISGLALGVLVVEAAEKSGSLITARYAAEQGREVFALPCSISSVNGRGGNQLIKNGACLVSEPNDILREIQSLLDWSYQQQTGDLFSPLNTEEQLPFSELLANVGSEATPVDILANRTNIPVQEVMMQLLELELSGHVVAINGGYIRRGRG; from the coding sequence ATGTCAGAGCAAGAACTGATCGCTTGGTTAAGCTTAAGTTTTACGCCGCAGATCGGGGTAAAACGATTAGCCAAATTACTCAGTATTGATTCTCCGCTCAATATTCTCGCCTACTCAGATAATGCATTGCTCAATTTGGGGTTTTCTGCCGTTCAACTCGCCTATCTGCGGCAAGAGGCTCGCCGCGATGTGGAAGCGTCACTGACTTGGCAACTGCAACAAGGTCATCACATTCTCACCTTAGTCGATGACGATTATCCGCCACTGCTTAAAGAAGCTGGAGCCGCGCCGCCTTATCTGTTTGTTAAAGGGGAGGTGGGCGCACTGAGCAAGCCGCAACTTGCGATGGTTGGTAGTCGCAATGCCAGTCTAGAAGGGCTACAGCATGCTCGGCAGTTTGCGGAGTTTTTAGTTCAACAGGGGCTTGCGGTGACCAGTGGTTTAGCGCTGGGTATTGATGGCCACGCTCACGATGGCGCACTCAATGCAGGTGGTGACACCATCGCCGTGCTAGGCTCAGGGCTCGAACACATTTATCCCGCTCGCCATCGCAAGTTGGCGCAACGAATCGCCGAGCAAGGTGCGCTGGTGTCTGAGTTTCGCCCTGATGCTAAACCCCGTGCGGAGAACTTCCCTCGCCGTAATCGTATTATCAGTGGCTTGGCGCTGGGGGTGTTGGTTGTGGAAGCGGCTGAAAAAAGCGGCTCACTCATCACCGCTCGTTATGCGGCAGAGCAAGGGCGAGAAGTCTTTGCTCTGCCTTGTTCGATTTCTTCGGTGAATGGCCGAGGTGGCAATCAACTGATCAAAAACGGGGCGTGCTTAGTCTCTGAGCCCAATGACATCTTGCGTGAAATACAATCGTTACTGGATTGGTCTTATCAGCAGCAAACGGGAGATTTATTTTCTCCACTTAATACCGAAGAACAATTGCCATTTTCTGAGCTGTTAGCTAACGTAGGAAGTGAGGCGACACCAGTTGATATTCTGGCAAACAGGACCAATATACCTGTGCAAGAAGTCATGATGCAGCTCCTAGAGCTTGAGCTTTCAGGACATGTTGTTGCAATTAACGGTGGCTATATTCGAAGGGGGAGGGGCTAG